TAAGACCTGGACCACATGGACGTGCCCCTCCTGCGCGGTGATGCAGAGAGCAGTGGCACCCTGGTTGCAGGTGTGGTCCACCATGGCCCCATGCTCGATCAGCAGCTGCACGACTTTGACGTGGCCCTGCCAGGCTGCGGACTGCAGAGCCGAGCGCTTCTCGTTGTCCACAGCATTGACGTCTGCGTGGGAAGCAATGAGCACCTGCACCATTTCCATGTGGCCCTGCCAGCAGGAAACGTGGAGCGCTTTCCTGCCCTCAGCATCACTCGCCTCCACGTTTGcaccattttctaaaaaatactCGGCCATTGTCAGTTGGTTTTCTAAGGCCAGGATATAAAGCGTGGGCCTGCCATCTGCGTCTTTGTAGTTCACATCAGCGCCGCGGCTGAACAGCAACTCAACAATGTCCCTGTGTCCCTCTAAGGCAGCGACCCGCAGTGCATTTCTTCCATCGTAACATCTCTGATCAATGCTGGATTTATTCTCCAATAATATCTGAACACAGTCATAGTGACCCTCTTGTGAAGCCAGGATGAAGGGGATCCGGCAGTCGTGGTCGATCTCGTTTGTTCTAGCACCTTGTTCAATGAGCACCTCACATATTAACCTGTGACCTCCAAAGGCTGCCATGTGCAAAGGGGTCCAGCCGGCATCGTCTCTGTGATTCTCGTCCAGCCCCCTGTCCAGCAGAGTGCGTACCACCTCAACATTTCCTTGTGCTGAAGCTATGCTGAGGACCGTCCTGCCTTCACTATCAATGTCCACAGCTGCACCCCAAAACAGAAGTGTGTTTACTACTGAAGCATGACCCATGGAAGCTGCTGCCAGCAGGGGTGTCCGGCCATTGTTGTCTGTGTGATCTACATCAGCCCCTCCCTCCAGAAGCAAGTCCACCACATGCACATGTCCTTCATAGGCAGCTACCAGCAGTGGAGTCATGCCGTCTTTGTCACAGTGATCCACTTCAGCACCACGGTTGATCAAAAGGCTAACGACAGATGCGTGCCCTTTACTTGCAGGCACACAAAGTGCAGCGACAGAGAGCGCGGTTCTGCCATCCACGTCCTCGTGATTGACTTCTGCTCCGTGGTCCAGCAGGTGTTCCACAATCTCTCTGTGTCCCATTTATGCTGCCACGATCAAAGCAGTCCTATCTTCATTATCAGCTTTGTTAACCTCAGCACCGTGTTGTAGGAAGTTGAGAACAATATCCTCATGGCCTCCCCATGCTGCTGCTCTCAGCACTGTTCGACTGTCAGCATCGGCACAATCCACTTTTACACCAGCATAAAGCAGTGCAGACACGATCTCAGTATGGCCGCCCCAAGCCGCAGATCTTAATGCTGTCCAACCATCTTGATCAGTGTGATTGATATTTGCTCCACACCCAATCAAACAATTAACCACCTTGGTATGACCTTGTCTAGCAGCTAGGTCCATGAGCATCTTCTATCTCTAAGTCTGCTCCCCTAGAGACAAGCAAATTCACCACATCAAGGTTGCCACTGTAGGCGGCATTAGCCAATAACGTTCTCCCATTTGAATCGCACTGATTCACCGAAGCTCCATTATCTAATAGTGTCCTGATAGAATCCTCTCTTTCCAAGGCTTGTCGGACTATGCACGATGTGCGATCATCCTCACTGTTGACGTGAGCACCAGCTTTAACCAACAGCTGCAGCACTTCTTGTTCCTTGGGTATTGAAGTGGACAGAGAGTCTCGGACAGGCATGCCATTCCATATCATCCACAGGGCTAATTCAGCTGTCTCCAACTgcaaatttgaattaattaaatgCAGTGCGAATTCTTGTGCTTCCAATGGTGTCAAATTCTTGGCTTGACAGGTGTAGCTCATGGCCAGCATTCGGTGTCCTTCTGCCGCATTACATAAATACTTCTGAGTGCAGTGCTTCACGTCCAGAAGCCACTCAACAAAGCTATAGTGAAACAGGATCTTAGTATTTCCCAGTCCATCGACAAGAAGTTTGGAGAGGACATCTAGCTTGCGCTGAAAGTCCTCCAAGGTCAAGGACATATTTTTGGTCCATACTGCATGATATAACTCTGTGACAGTCAAAGGTCGACAGGCTGCAAGAATGACATTCAAAATTGGCTGAACCTTTGCAAATTGTTTTCTTACAAAAAGTCTCTGGCAAAGCCAGAGATACAGACCATTCAGAGTTCCTGGGATGTCACGAATCTCtcttaacataataaaattttccaaaactcCATCTAAAACTCGTTCTAGATAAAGAAAACATCCACTGCTTTTAATGTGCAGTTGATTTAACATCTCGGCAGTTTCTTTCGTGAGGTGCTGCCGCAGAGCTTCCTCCTGGTCTAAACGATGAAGAATGTACTGCTGCACATCCTTGAAAATGTATGCCTTCCTAAGGTCATCCAAACTGATTTTTCGAAAACCTGGAAGAAGAACAAAAAAGCAGATGTCTTCAGTTGAGAAGTATTATGGAAGCAGCCTTATCTTTAAAGAGAATGTTTTCAATTTacaacaaactaataaaaaatcaACTAATTAATGCTAATAAATCTATTAATACATGGCAGTATGtaaatcagttttcttttctttctgcaaaaACACATGGATGACAGAAAAATAACCTCATTTTCTCATTGGCAAGTGGCTTTTAGTGGCTTGAGGCCTCTGGACCCCACCACAGGAGCCTCACCAAGCATCACAGCCTGACATGCTCGAATAGTGCCTTTTGAAGATGTTCTAAACTTACTTCCAAATGAGGAGGATCAGACACACAAGTACAGTTTGTTTTTACATGATCTTTTTCATACAAATCATGGATATAGCTCCAGCATATACCTGAAAATACATTAGCCTCAACTAAGGGGTTGAATATTTACACCCAATTAGAATATCACCTGCCACTGCCTCtgaattacattattttacacattatcaaattaacataattaaaatttggACTGCCAATAAACAGCTTGAACTAATTAAGATGCAACTTGGTCAAATTATGCTTAAAACCTTTAGCTTTGTAGTAACAAAGCCACGTAATAAAGTTCAAATCAACCTAAAATTACACTAGTTTCAGctatttaaaactttaagttCTTTAAAGGGCACCATGATTTCATTTTGATCATGATTTTCATTCATGATCTACAGACATGAATTCCTGAGACAACTGTATATTTGCCTTCCAGAAGAAGCAGCTGCAGAGCACATGAACTTGGTGAAGCAGCAGTGTGACCAAGTCTGCATTATGAAGTACCATCCCAACATCTCCAGGGAGGAGCTGCATCCAGTCAAGAGTAGAGGCCACAGCCTTCAGAGAAGCTGGGATATTCCAGCTGAGAGGCCCAGGGGGTTTGACAAtcgtggtggcagcagcagcaaacATAAAGAAGAAGGATGACCCTGGGACTACTAACAAGCCCCGATTATGGGGTTTGGGGGACTGTGTGGAAAAAGGAGCCCAAGCAGGCCTTATGTCTGGCTTTGCCAACAGGACAGACAGAGAGATCAcggaaagattaaaaatttgatttttagagAAAACTGTTAGACAATTCTGTGATACTAAGCTTTAAGtatttagatgaaatggacatatttattagaaaacataACCTACCAAAATGAAACATGAGGAAATAACAAATTTGCACAGCCCTAAatctatgtaaaaaaaatagaatctatgattttatatacacacaagtGATCATTAAATCCTCaacaaaaataatctcaaaacACAAATTTTACTTATGGAAAAAAAGACAACACTACTTAAACTGAGGAGGAGTTAAAACATGCCTAGAAATTTACAGCAACAGGCATTCACAGTGAAATGAGGTGATAGCCTCCAAACCCTGTCCTATGTGTCTGGGTGCTTTTGACTTcagaaattcattaaaaacaatttaaaattaaaaaggaaaacacctGACACatcactaataaaaaatgtactaaaatagtATCCTATATGTTATACAGTGTTTTAAATACAACGTGCTGAACCTATGGTCTGAGTCACAAGAATGATCATATCACCCATTATGAGTACTTATCTCTAGTTCAAGCTAATTAAGATCTCAGGATTAAAATGTGACATAATTAAAACAACCCAGGCTCAACCTCCACAGGAACAGGTTTGGCAGAATGGCGTGGCAGGAAACAGTGCTCTGTGAGAGTCCACTCTTCAAGGAAGCACTTGGAGCACTCACTACACATGCCTTCCCTGACAGCCCTGGGCCACCAgagtgcttattttaaaatgaggaagctAAAGCACAGAATAAGTAGAGAACCAGGATTCTAATAGCTCTTTTTGACTTTGAAGTTTGCTGTTTTGGTGAAAATAGGAATAGAAAGTTTTGAGAGGAAGCGAATGTTTGACATGGAGATAACAGGGAGGAAACAGGGATGGAATTAATTACGTAGAATAGATGCAAAATGTTtgcaatatgaaaaataaatctccCTCAGATCTAGACATTGGGAATATGAATTCAGAAGAAATTAGGCTTGTCACTAATAAgaagttatttattaattaaaacagaaatatgatTATTAATCCAccagttaaaaaaattttagttaaaggTACTAAAATTAATAACGTTTTTAATTGTGACTTTTGACAAATACACATGTAATCCCTGATTATGAACATATACAATTTAGTATACTGATATTAAAGCACTTTCAATAATTACAAGATGAGGCTGAAAATGATCACAATTTCCGGAGGAATAGAATGTGGGCCACTTTGCTACTGAGTCACTTCTGCTCCTGCTCAGGGGCTGATTTTATTTGGAGGTGGTGAGTGGATCTGCACCTCTGCTTAGAAACTGATGCCCACTGCAACTGCCACATGTCCCCAAGAGCACCTGTAGCTGGGGAACATGAAAGTCAAACCTGACAGTGGGACCAAAGGAAGCTAAGAGAATTCCAGTATGTAACAGATAAATCAGGCAGCtataaaaatagcaattaaaaagacagcaaaaaatAGCTAACAGGCTCATGAAcgttaaatttaaaaagcatgaaatCAAACTGGTACAAAGCATAGGCTCAACTAGGTAGGAACACTAAGAACTAAGAACACAAGGTGTTAGAGTGCTCAATCAGTGTTTTATCTCCAAGTGATGGAATCAATGCTGGTGTATgttgtcatttaaaatgtttctatgtgggctggggatgtggctcaagcggtagctcgctcgcctggcatgcgtgcggccccgcttcgatcctcagcaccacataccaacaaagatgttgtgtccaccgagaactaaaaaataaatattaaaaatgaaaaaaaataaaaaaataaaatgtttctatgtAAGCATGGGTCACTTTTATAATCAGAATCAATATGTACAAAAATctgcaaaatattttgtaagtaaATTCTTGGTGTTTTGAATGGGCTAATTCTTTCAATTTGCCAAGCAACAGTAAAGGAAATCAAGAAGATGCTGAGAAAATATGTGGTCCAACTAATCATTTAAATCCTAGATTCCTATTTTGCACCACTTAGGACAAAATATCCATATGAATAACATAATCAAACATAAAAGAATATGTAATATAAAGGCTAATAATTAGCTTACATATaacagatttcaaaataattattacagtttttaaaaactgaggaaaatagttacaaagaataaaagcatatgaaataaaaaccttaaaaataatcaataacaaaATCACTACCTTCTTGATAGAAAGATtaacaaaaatgataaagaaaaaaaagacaaactgataaataaatgaacagtTAAACAGTAAACAAGAAgtccaaataaaataacatttttcacgTGGCAAGTTAACAAGTACTAAAAAAAGATGTAACTCAATACTGGTGGAAATACAAAGAAAGCAACACACATACTTTCAGGAAGGAATATAATATGGTCTTTTCAGAAAGCAATTTTATGGTATTTATTAATAACCTCAGTAATGTTCTTAACTTTTactcccaaattaaaaatttaccaacAGCAGAGGTGGTAAATGTCCACACAAAGCCCACCATTTTTAACAATTAGTATactggggaagagaagggaggataGGTACAATCTGACTGTAATCTAGCTCCACCTGATTCCTAGTTCATTGCTTGTTCCACTAAACACAGTTGAAAGAAGATACTTATTTGCAAATCAAGGCATGGCAGTTTAGTCCCAAGCTCTGTTCTGGAGGTTGGGGATCAAGGAAAAATTCCTGTTCTCATGTTGACTATATCATAGTGGAGAAGACAGATTGCTAAGTAAACAAGTATAAAATATAGACAGATTTTAAACAGTAATCggatatatgaagaaataaaaccagataGTGAGTTTATGACCATGTAGCCGGGGAGAGAAGAAAACTAGAATAGAAATACAATCAGAAGCTCGTGTGCAACTGATATTTGAGTAGGGGTCCAAGTAAGAAGGCGGTAAGAAGTCAAGGGAAGAACATTCTAGTCAGAAGAATATCAGTGCAGATGCCTTAAAGCAGATAAGAGCGGATCTGCAAATAACAGATGTTGGCTGATGAGCATGTAGAGAAATGGCAAATCTCATGTTATTGGTAGATGCGTCAATTATTTCAAGCACACTAGctattatttgataaaattaagtAGCGTTCACAATGTATATGttctatgacccagcaattccaatTCTAACTTTAAATAGATTTAAATCTTTAGCACATGTGTACATGAAGCCATATACAAGCACATTCCTAAAGTAGTTTTTGCAATACAGGTTGAACATACCTTCTCTGAAATGCCTGGGACCAgagtttttgaattttgaattttttcaggtTTTGGACTATTTGAATGTACATAATCAGATATTGTGGGGATTAGGACCCACATCTAAACACAAAATCCACTTATGTTTCATACTGCCTGAaagtaatttaatataatatgcTTAATAATTTTGTTGATAAAATGGTTTCATGGTGTAGAAGTTTCCACTTGTGGCGTCATGTCCACATTTCAACAGCTTTTGGATTCTGGAGTATTTCTGATTAGGGATGCTCACTCAGTGACactggaaacaatctaaatgtccatgAATAGGATAATGGAAAAACAATAGAAGATTTATTCCCAGGAAGAGATACTAGGTACCAGTTGAAACCAATGACCTAGATTTATGAACAGTAATAATTAGAGTTCAAAAGTCACTGGctaaatatgtgaataaatgaaaataatagcaacATTCATGAAGCACTTAGTATGTATTAGGTAGGCAATATCCTAAGTGCTTCACGGGTAATTTGTGATTTAACTTTATGTAATTTCCACTTTGTAAATGAGGAAACAGGCATACGGAGCATTAAGCAAGTTGtgcaaggtcacagagctaagCACCTGGTAGAGCTGAGATGGTACATGGAGTGTCTTGTAGGTGTGAACTATGTAAACACATAGTATAGACATGTGGGCTAAAGAACAAGAGGAGACAAGGGCATGGGAATTCAGGCCAGGGGCCTTCAACTCCCGTGTACATGCTCGGCAGGTTGTGTGATATCAGGGTTAGCCATTCTCATTTTAACCCTCAATTCTTATCAACACCCCAAAATAATGGCTCCCCTGGAAGCCTGCAGTGCTGCACTGGCAGCAGGGACCTGAGGCAGGAGCTGAGCTGGAGCGAAGCTGGTGATAAAGCCACTGAACTGATGAAGGAGAGTCTGCCATGCTGCCAAATGCTCAGAACTGCTCAAAAATGACACCGCCCATTCGTCATGACCCCAGTCAGTGTCTGCCCAGCTACACCCAAGTCCTGGGAGAGGTCCTTTGTTTACACTCCTTCACCTCCCAGAGGGCACAGGAAGCATGTCATATGATTTATTGGCATGATCGTGACTTTGTTAGGGTTGgtttaaaaagtacaaagatcaagaaaaaagaatagaaatgaagaaaaccatcttcattatacattatatactctgttttctcacttatcaaaaaaagattaagagaaaggaaatatttcaaGTGACATCCTAAAGGGTTTTTAACTGTCTCTGTTTAGACACCATGGAAAACACTAGAGTGACTGGCACTGAGCCTTCACTACTCTTCAGATGCTAGTCTAGTTCAAAGGACATCAGCAGGGAGGCAGCCCCACAGGGCCGGGGCAGTCAGCATGCAGGATGCGCCACCGTCCTTTACCAAGCAGTTAGGAAGAGAGTTCTGCAAAGAGTAATGCTTAAGCAGCTTTAAAACATGCCACAGACTGTCTTTAACACGCCTGTAGAAGGGTACAGTTAATAACAGTGACAGAAGGAGCAGGGGCAACACCCAGATTACCAACTGCACACTTCACTCTCGGAAGAAAACAAGTGGTTGCTGGTCAGTAGAAGCATCGGATGGCAGTAAGTAAGTATGCTTACCAGTAAACATTTTAGGAACAGCCTTACTCTGTTTTCAGGCAGAACGGAGAAGCAGGAGCCACGGTGGGAAGAACTCATGGTGACCAGCAAGCAGTTCCGCGACAGTCCCAGATAAGCTGGTGGCAGTCTGTTCTCCTTCAGTGACATTGCACCCTTCATCCACAGAGTCCACCAGCAGAAACAGGCTCTGCTGAGGGGGCTCCATGCCCAGGAGTGGGAGCAGCACACACCTGCAAGACACCACAGCACATCCGGAACATTACTGGTGACAATGTCACATTCAGTACTCAAACAGTAGTAGTAGTACCAATACAAATGTTTACAAAAGACTGTAGGATAAAATGTTTAAACATGTTTAGGGCAAAAATGTTATAAACGTCAATTCCTTACTTTAAGTAGAATACAGGTCCTAAATAGCTGGCGTTTCCAGTGATGTCACCTTCCACAGCACAGTGTACTTGTGTGTGAGAGTGAGACCCAGCACAACCCAGGAAGGCCTGGAGGGACGGGGAGCCTAGAGTTCAATATTCCCTTCTGGATTTTGAATTGGTGTTAAAGTTTGAATTATCTATGACAAGGGCATAAAACGTGTtgcagaggaaaacaaaacaaagcaaagcaaatattCAGACCACCGTAATAAGATCAGCATCAAGGCTTCCACAGAATTTACATGTGTTTCATTTCTCTCATGAGATGACTGCATGTGTATAACAAGTCACCACAGTTATTTTAAAGGCCTGGAAGAAGAGGACTATATTCTAGGTCcaatttgatattttcaaattgcaaagtaaagaaaaatgattaagttTGATTCCACCGAGTAATGTATTTCCTACTTCTGCAATTTATATTGCTGTTGAATGAaagtttttcctaaataaaacaaTGCTCATTtgctttcagcaaatatttacctGAGGTGTTTAAATGCCCAATGGGGTGCTAAGCAGGTAACAAAGTGAAGGAGACACAATCCATTCAGTTacgaacaacagaaatttacaaATTGTATTTTCTACAATTCTCTTCTCAATCCTTCAATACCCTAGACACCAAGATCCAACTTTTCACCAGGCAAAAGTCAATGTTTCTAAAACCCCTAATCCATTGTAATAGCATCACTCAAGTCCAAACTCCTATTCTTTCTCCCCCGAGCTACGAGGGTGGCCCACCTGCCTCTATGGCCCCTCCAGGGAGTTTCTACTGTGCCACTCACCCTTCCCCAGGGACTCCAGCCATGCATGGCTTTCCTTGGTAACCCTCACCAGAcagctgccccagcctcctgtgtCTGGTCTGCATACCCCTTCTCTCATGGACCTGGCTTCTCCTTGGTCTTCAAGTTTGAGTCACTTTCTATGGTCAAATCTTTATTAAATGCTGTCATGGCATTAGTGAGTCTTCTTCCATTGCACTTACTAATATGTAAATAAGAAATGATCAACTCTAATTTTCTATGTTAGCAATTCTATCACTGTTTATCATATCAATGAGCACAGGGTATTGAAGTTATGTGTCTTCCATCCCAAACTGCCAAAACATCATTACTTAGGACCTACTGTGAGCACCATGCCAAGCTCTGGGTGTGTGCTGAAGAGCAAAACTGCCTCAGTCCTGACCTGCTCTGTtaaatttttgtggtgctggggatggaacccagggctttgtgcatgctaggaaaatgctctaccactgagctctaaccTTGATCTCATGACCTTTCTACTGTGGCTCCCCAGGTAGCTGGAGATACAGATGTGCTCTTTTGATTCTtatagtttaaagaaaaaatgtcattaagtaagtttcaaattaaaaatctgataGGTGTGGGAAGGGGTCAggggagctgggtgtggaggtTGAGGCTGGTGAGGTCAAAGCCAGGAGGGGGGTGAGGAGGAAGAGCAAGGGTCAAGGGTTGGGGGCAcacaggaaggggaaagaaaacctAGTTAAGGCAACAGCACCTGCATGGGCTTGGAGAAAGACCCTTGAGCAAAGCGTGAAGAAAGAATTGTGGAAAAGAGTGAGTGCTGGGCTCTGTAAGCTTTTCAATGAAGTGTGGACATGACCCTAAGGGTTCTAGAGAGCCAATGTTGTACACAGGCAGGTTCCCAGGGCTCAAGACCATCTTCACAAATCACTGACACCGTAGATCTGCATCACGAAGGAAAGGCATTGAGTAGAGAAGATgctactttaatattttaaagcattaagtgccaggcgcggtggcacacacctatgatcccagcgcctcagaaggctgaggcaggaggatcgtgagttcagagccagcctcagcaacagccacGTGCTTCTCAACTTGGTGGCCTCTGGCCACCGCAGAGGAAGAGGCAAATCGTGGTTAGGGACCAGCCTGGAAGGATCCTGGTTAGGGCTCAGACCCACCTGAGGTGGGGGCAGCTGGCTGGCCACTTGGCATTGCGTCTCCCagcgcctcccccccccccaagggcAAGCCCAGTTTCTGCACTCCGCACCTAGAAGGGACCTCTGCTtttgaatgaatacattttaaaacatcccCCCCCCTTTCAAGACTGAGAAATTTGGAAGTCGTGGCAAGGAGTCCTAGCTAAGGAGCATCTGCTTGAAGCCTTCAGGTTACCCAGTGACTTGGTGAACACGTGAGTTAATTGATCACCCGGCGTTGTATGTCCCTTGAGGTACCCAGAGAACTTGGTGGAGGAAACAAAGCGACACCCCCATTTCaaacaataacttttattttatacttctctATACTTTGTAGCAAAACTTTTTTTGctgaatttaatttataataaaatttttaaattacatctctctctttttttaaaatcaaggctCTTTTAtgtcaaaatctttttttaactatattttagaTTAACATTTAACATCCCCCCCCTTGTGATCTATACCACTGGATATTCAGGTATTACTGTATGTGTAACAGCTAAAACgagagaggagggaaaataaAGGCAGTGGATTTGAAAGATGCATCAACAACAGCAGGTAAAGCTAACCCCTCAGTGACTTTAGCAGCATTGCTTCTCACACCTTTTACCATGATGCCAGAGTTGCCAcaaccccttcctctctccctcctaccCATAAAAATCTAAAGCCAATAATCTGTCATTTTGCTTTCTGGAGGAGAAATGTGCAGTGGAAATGATCAAAACAAGATACTGTGGAAGAAAGACGTGAGCGTGAATTATTCACCATATGCTTCCCACGTGGACATCTCTCTTGAATTCATTCCCCtggccttctcctctcctctctttcctaTTCGGAGGAGCCCATCATTTTTCATGTGACTAACATGATTAATATAGTAGGTGGCCCAGGGCTGTTCCTGAGATTCTtttgccaaaaaaattaaaaattaaaaataaaatgggggtgAGTTGCcgttttcatatttttgtgtgaAGACGGACTAAAGCTGAGGTCCGATTTTGGCTGTGCTTGCTCGCTCACTGATTGGTAACATTTGGCaaattaaaacacaagaaatcaaacgaaattagaagaaaaaaaaagagaatcaggATTTCCCACAATCCtattatgaatgtttttttttttttcagcatcacAGAGAATCACAACGTCCCCAAAGAACGAATGGATCTTCCTCTCGATTTCCGGGAGCATGGAGTGAGTGTGGGTGGGCGCGGAGTGGAGCTGGCTTAGAAGGAGTGCCAGGTCGCTAAAGCTGCCGAGAGAGACACCAGGAGAACTGGGAGCGTCGGGAGCAGGGGCCCCGCCGCCCCGTTGCCGCTGCCGCAGAGTTCGAATAAGCTGCCTTGGATGTTGAGGTTTTTGGATTCTTTTCTCAGTTTATCCCACATATCTTTCGCCCCTTCCTGGCAATCCGTCAGGGCTGTGACCGTGCAGCTGTGGAAATCCTCCTAGTATCTGGCGAggaacagaacaaaa
Above is a genomic segment from Urocitellus parryii isolate mUroPar1 unplaced genomic scaffold, mUroPar1.hap1 Scaffold_48, whole genome shotgun sequence containing:
- the LOC113178563 gene encoding LOW QUALITY PROTEIN: ankyrin repeat domain-containing protein 50-like (The sequence of the model RefSeq protein was modified relative to this genomic sequence to represent the inferred CDS: inserted 2 bases in 1 codon; deleted 2 bases in 1 codon; substituted 2 bases at 2 genomic stop codons), translating into MEPPQQSLFLLVDSVDEGCNVTEGEQTATSLSGTVAELLAGHHEFFPPWLLLLRSAXKQSKAVPKMFTGFRKISLDDLRKAYIFKDVQQYILHRLDQEEALRQHLTKETAEMLNQLHIKSSGCFLYLERVLDGVLENFIMLREIRDIPGTLNGLYLWLCQRLFVRKQFAKVQPILNVILAACRPLTVTELYHAVWTKNMSLTLEDFQRKLDVLSKLLVDGLGNTKILFHYSFVEWLLDVKHCTQKYLCNAAEGHRMLAMSYTCQAKNLTPLEAQEFALHLINSNLQLETAELALWMIWNGMPVRDSLSTSIPKEQEVLQLLVKAGAHVNSEDDRTSCIVRQALEREDSIRTLLDNGASVNQCDSNGRTLLANAAYSGNLDVVNLLVSRGADLEIEDAHGXLAARQGHTKVVNCLIGCGANINHTDQDGWTALRSAAWGGHTEIVSALLYAGVKVDCADADSRTVLRAAAWGGHEDIVLNFLQHGAEVNKADNEDRTALIVAAXMGHREIVEHLLDHGAEVNHEDVDGRTALSVAALCVPASKGHASVVSLLINRGAEVDHCDKDGMTPLLVAAYEGHVHVVDLLLEGGADVDHTDNNGRTPLLAAASMGHASVVNTLLFWGAAVDIDSEGRTVLSIASAQGNVEVVRTLLDRGLDENHRDDAGWTPLHMAAFGGHRLICEVLIEQGARTNEIDHDCRIPFILASQEGHYDCVQILLENKSSIDQRCYDGRNALRVAALEGHRDIVELLFSRGADVNYKDADGRPTLYILALENQLTMAEYFLENGANVEASDAEGRKALHVSCWQGHMEMVQVLIASHADVNAVDNEKRSALQSAAWQGHVKVVQLLIEHGAMVDHTCNQGATALCITAQEGHVHVVQVLLEHSADPNHADQFGRTAMRVAAKNGHSQIIKLLEKCGASSLNGCSPSPVHTMEQKPFQSVSSKMQSLTIKSNSSSSTGSGDAQPSLRGLPNGPAHAFSSPSESPDSTVYRQKSSMSNNSLKSSKNSSLRTTSSKVTAQTVPMDSFHSLSFTEQIQQHSLPRRRSRQPIVSLSSTTQSLGQSHNSPSSEFEWSQVKPSLKSTKANKGGGESENSSKSGSAGKMAKQSNSSQPKVLEYEMTQFDKRGPAAKSGRSVPPKQTPADAQCKSLVPSAQQQLLLHQQGGEQKRRNGILTNPNYHLQSNQVFLGRVPVPRTMQDRGHPEVLEGYPSSDTELSLKQALKLQIEGADPRFNYKKETPL